One window of the Zea mays cultivar B73 chromosome 3, Zm-B73-REFERENCE-NAM-5.0, whole genome shotgun sequence genome contains the following:
- the LOC118476655 gene encoding protein ZINC INDUCED FACILITATOR-LIKE 1-like: MFADKNGRKPGIVISILSVIVFNTLFGLSTTYWMAIVTRGLLGLLCGILGPIKAYASEVCRKEHQALGISLVTSSRAIALVIGPAIGGFLAQDSGSHQVTPSPHVDFANRCLNSSGGATNNNPMS, from the exons ATGTTCGCTGACAAGAATGGAAGGAAGCCAGGCATTGTGATCAGCATCCTCTCAGT GATTGTGTTCAACACACTGTTTGGACTTAGCACAACTTACTGGATGGCAATTGTGACTAGGGGATTACTTGGGTTGCTATGTGGTATACTTGGACCCATCAAG GCTTATGCTTCAGAAGTCTGCAGGAAAGAGCACCAAGCTTTGGGAATCTCTCTT GTTACATCTTCACGAGCCATAGCTCTTGTTATTGGGCCTGCTATTGGAGGCTTCCTTGCACAG gattccggctctcatcaagtgactccttcccctcacgttgactttgcgaacagatgtctcaattctagtggtggagctacgaacaacaatccgatgtcctga